A genomic window from Haladaptatus caseinilyticus includes:
- a CDS encoding DUF378 domain-containing protein: MATKESMETSRAMETNGLDWFSMLLVVVGALNWGIIGVTGLTGTRVNVVQQAMGLLFLPDIALVVANLIYVLVGLAGLYFIYTSYKIRRASRRSRQQVAQQTE; this comes from the coding sequence ATGGCAACGAAAGAGAGCATGGAGACGAGCAGAGCTATGGAGACTAATGGGTTGGACTGGTTCAGCATGCTCCTCGTCGTCGTTGGCGCGCTCAACTGGGGTATTATTGGCGTGACTGGGTTGACTGGCACGCGAGTAAACGTCGTCCAACAAGCGATGGGGCTGTTATTCCTTCCTGATATCGCCCTCGTCGTCGCAAATCTCATCTACGTCCTCGTTGGATTAGCCGGGTTGTACTTCATCTACACCAGCTACAAAATCCGTCGTGCGAGTCGCCGGTCGCGCCAACAGGTCGCACAACAAACTGAATAG